One part of the Sphingobium yanoikuyae genome encodes these proteins:
- the bdcA gene encoding SDR family oxidoreductase, whose product MTDFTAKKVLVLGGSRGIGAAIVRRFAGDGADVAFTYAGSQDAATALAADVGARAIRSDAADRQAVIDVVAGEGALDVLVVNAGTLVLGDPLTLDADAVDRMIDINVRAPYHAAVEAARQMNDGGRIIVIGSVNGDRMPFEGGAAYALTKSALQGMARGLARDFGARGITVNIIQPGPTNTDMNPADGPMSATMHGFMAIKRHATGEEIAGLAAYLAGPEAGIVTGAMHTIDGGFGA is encoded by the coding sequence ATGACCGATTTCACTGCCAAGAAAGTCCTCGTCCTCGGCGGCAGCCGGGGTATCGGTGCCGCGATCGTGCGGCGCTTCGCCGGTGACGGCGCCGATGTCGCCTTCACCTATGCCGGGTCGCAGGATGCCGCCACCGCGCTTGCTGCCGATGTCGGCGCCCGTGCCATCCGCTCCGACGCGGCCGATCGCCAGGCGGTGATCGACGTGGTGGCGGGCGAGGGCGCGCTCGACGTGCTGGTCGTCAATGCCGGCACGCTGGTGCTGGGCGATCCGCTGACGCTGGACGCCGATGCGGTCGACCGGATGATCGATATCAATGTCCGCGCGCCCTATCATGCGGCGGTCGAGGCGGCGCGGCAGATGAACGACGGTGGTCGCATCATCGTCATCGGTTCGGTCAATGGCGATCGCATGCCGTTCGAGGGCGGTGCGGCCTATGCGCTGACCAAGTCGGCGCTGCAGGGCATGGCCCGTGGCCTGGCCCGCGACTTCGGCGCGCGCGGCATTACCGTCAACATCATCCAGCCCGGCCCGACCAATACCGACATGAACCCGGCTGATGGCCCGATGAGCGCCACCATGCACGGCTTCATGGCGATCAAGCGCCATGCCACGGGCGAGGAAATTGCCGGGCTGGCCGCCTATCTGGCGGGGCCGGAAGCCGGCATCGTCACCGGCGCCATGCACACGATCGACGGCGGCTTCGGCGCCTGA
- a CDS encoding TetR/AcrR family transcriptional regulator has product MTIKEKAKSRGRPRSFDEDAALSAAQALFHQHGYDGVGVAALAQAMGINPPSLYAAFGDKAALFDRVLARYARNALPVDDILVPGTPPATALTELLRTAARIYAADPAAPGCMVLEAARSADATAAAQARCWKDRSVDRVRDYLTPGHPEQALPVADYMVAVMSGLSSDARNDKPVERLLAIADMAGLALKAALASR; this is encoded by the coding sequence ATGACCATTAAAGAAAAAGCCAAGAGCCGGGGCCGCCCGCGTTCCTTCGACGAGGACGCCGCCCTTTCTGCGGCGCAGGCACTGTTTCATCAACATGGCTATGATGGTGTCGGCGTTGCCGCGCTGGCGCAGGCGATGGGGATCAATCCGCCCAGCCTCTATGCCGCTTTCGGTGACAAGGCGGCCCTGTTCGACCGGGTGCTGGCGCGCTACGCCCGCAATGCCCTGCCGGTGGACGATATCCTTGTGCCCGGCACGCCGCCAGCCACCGCACTTACCGAACTGCTGCGGACCGCCGCGCGCATCTATGCCGCCGACCCGGCCGCGCCGGGTTGCATGGTGCTGGAGGCCGCACGGAGCGCCGACGCCACCGCCGCCGCACAGGCGCGCTGCTGGAAGGACAGGAGCGTCGACCGGGTCCGGGACTATCTGACCCCCGGCCATCCCGAGCAGGCGCTGCCGGTCGCCGACTATATGGTGGCGGTGATGTCCGGCCTGTCGTCCGATGCCCGCAACGACAAGCCGGTCGAGCGGCTGCTCGCCATCGCTGACATGGCCGGCCTCGCGCTGAAAGCGGCCCTGGCCAGCCGCTGA
- a CDS encoding ATP-binding protein, whose product MNRLTISQITASLAVLLLGTGGALILGGSPLAIALPVLAGLIVLVITAEGVPVGRDVPTIALDAPDLFAHPDFPGLLEAISDPLMLVERGRIVHANQAAKRLLGSHIEGEDARIAIRHPAAAERLASIAPLAEPVMIELVGLGTREQRWQMRIASVGAVGDMRRLVHLVDHSGTYAAERMRVDFVANASHELRTPLAGILGFIETLADPELGKDVETRKRFLKIMDGEARRMQRLIDDLISLSRIEAEKYRLPEAAVDLSELTAEVVGVFRTSNGDRGREVEMEITPGLPAIQGDRAQLSQLIHNLVGNSVKYGRPGTPIHVTLGEGPSGMVRLSVADEGEGIGPDHLPRLTERFYRVDSGRSRAMGGTGLGLAIVKHIVERHRGRLDISSVLGKGTNVSILLPGAPADDTATKTRA is encoded by the coding sequence ATGAATCGACTGACAATTTCTCAGATTACAGCCTCGCTGGCCGTGCTTCTACTCGGCACTGGTGGCGCACTGATTCTCGGCGGATCACCGCTCGCCATCGCGCTGCCGGTACTCGCCGGCCTGATCGTGCTGGTCATCACGGCCGAAGGCGTGCCGGTCGGCCGCGACGTGCCGACGATCGCGCTCGATGCGCCCGACCTGTTCGCCCATCCCGATTTTCCCGGCCTGCTGGAAGCCATTTCCGATCCGCTGATGCTGGTCGAACGGGGCCGGATCGTCCATGCCAACCAGGCCGCCAAACGCCTGCTCGGCAGCCATATAGAGGGGGAGGATGCGCGCATCGCGATCCGCCACCCCGCCGCCGCCGAGCGGCTGGCCAGCATTGCCCCACTCGCCGAACCGGTGATGATCGAACTGGTGGGCCTGGGCACCCGCGAACAGCGCTGGCAGATGCGCATCGCCTCGGTGGGCGCAGTCGGCGACATGCGGCGCCTCGTCCATCTGGTCGACCATAGCGGCACCTATGCGGCCGAGCGGATGCGCGTCGATTTCGTCGCCAATGCCAGCCATGAACTGCGCACCCCGCTGGCCGGCATATTGGGCTTCATCGAGACGCTGGCCGACCCAGAACTGGGCAAGGATGTCGAAACCCGCAAGCGCTTCCTCAAGATCATGGACGGCGAAGCGCGCCGGATGCAGCGGCTGATCGACGATCTCATCTCATTGAGCCGGATCGAGGCGGAGAAATATCGCCTGCCCGAAGCCGCCGTCGACCTGTCGGAACTGACCGCCGAAGTGGTCGGCGTGTTCCGCACCAGCAATGGCGATCGCGGCCGTGAGGTGGAGATGGAGATCACCCCCGGCCTGCCCGCTATCCAGGGCGACCGCGCCCAATTGTCGCAACTCATCCACAATCTGGTCGGCAATTCGGTCAAATATGGCCGCCCCGGCACGCCGATCCATGTCACCCTGGGCGAAGGGCCCAGCGGCATGGTGCGCCTTTCCGTGGCGGACGAAGGCGAAGGCATCGGCCCCGATCACCTCCCTCGCCTGACCGAACGATTCTATCGCGTCGATTCGGGGCGCAGCCGGGCGATGGGCGGCACCGGCCTGGGCCTGGCCATCGTCAAACATATTGTCGAACGGCATCGTGGCCGGCTGGATATTTCCAGCGTCCTTGGAAAAGGCACCAATGTCAGCATCTTGCTGCCCGGCGCCCCGGCCGACGACACGGCGACCAAGACCAGGGCGTAA
- a CDS encoding glycosyltransferase, with translation MFHARQVAAHSPFAVVYLYRPGDGGLDRVAIQLANHLHRRGLRVELWLAHLDGPLAGMIDPALTVRRVCAPRWVRRLSMIAQFLPLAAMVRRHRPDVVYSAGNQSNMLVAAATLGTQTRAVGRISNPIVRPGQQGLSAWARKTRFRAIARACSMTIVMGETDRQLLAEEGPLGGRDVRLMPRPTVTRLMEQACNDRGTACCPQRPAQLLMVGRLAPQKDQATALAALAQLRGRDWRLRIVGQGPLRAQLEAQCTRLGLSDRVEFLGFVDCPHRMASLFAEADLLLQPSCWEGLAGTMIEALGCGAGVVATDCTRNIHPLLAAAGQHPPVPVGHVDGFARAIEWALAHPAPPEQLAQAVREHGLDRALDTYMRALMTVGARELPVGVALQAFP, from the coding sequence ATGTTCCATGCACGCCAGGTGGCGGCACATTCTCCATTCGCGGTCGTCTATCTCTATCGCCCCGGTGACGGGGGGCTTGACCGGGTCGCGATCCAGCTTGCCAATCATCTCCATCGGCGCGGCCTGCGGGTCGAATTATGGCTGGCGCATCTGGACGGGCCGCTGGCCGGGATGATCGACCCTGCGCTGACGGTTCGCCGTGTCTGTGCGCCGCGCTGGGTCCGGCGGCTGTCGATGATCGCCCAATTCCTGCCGCTGGCGGCGATGGTGCGGCGCCATCGGCCCGATGTCGTCTATTCGGCTGGTAACCAGAGCAACATGCTGGTCGCCGCCGCGACGTTGGGCACGCAGACCCGCGCGGTCGGCCGCATTTCCAACCCGATCGTCCGGCCGGGACAGCAGGGCCTGTCCGCCTGGGCGCGCAAGACCCGGTTTCGCGCGATTGCCAGGGCCTGCAGCATGACCATCGTCATGGGCGAGACCGACCGGCAATTGCTGGCCGAGGAAGGGCCGTTGGGCGGTCGCGACGTGCGGCTGATGCCGCGCCCCACCGTCACCCGGCTGATGGAACAGGCCTGCAACGATCGCGGCACCGCCTGTTGCCCGCAGCGCCCGGCGCAATTGCTGATGGTCGGGCGGCTGGCGCCGCAGAAGGACCAGGCGACCGCGCTGGCCGCGCTGGCGCAATTGCGGGGCCGCGACTGGCGGCTGCGCATCGTCGGGCAGGGACCGCTGCGCGCCCAGTTGGAGGCGCAATGCACGCGGTTGGGCCTGTCGGACCGGGTCGAGTTTCTGGGCTTCGTCGATTGTCCGCACCGCATGGCCAGCCTGTTTGCCGAAGCGGACCTGCTGTTGCAGCCGTCCTGCTGGGAAGGGCTGGCCGGCACGATGATCGAGGCGCTGGGCTGTGGCGCGGGCGTGGTGGCGACCGATTGCACCCGCAATATCCATCCGCTGCTGGCCGCCGCCGGCCAGCATCCGCCGGTGCCGGTCGGCCATGTCGATGGCTTTGCCCGTGCGATCGAATGGGCGCTGGCCCATCCTGCGCCGCCCGAGCAACTGGCGCAGGCGGTGCGCGAACATGGGCTGGACCGGGCGCTCGACACCTATATGCGCGCGCTGATGACGGTCGGCGCGCGGGAGCTTCCGGTCGGCGTTGCGCTGCAGGCCTTTCCCTGA
- a CDS encoding HprK-related kinase A, producing MRHSLTLRIGPATFRIGSAWAQPIDQLKRLYADYPDVEGAIADFTVRLQPTSAIRRWVRPSIFITGDHGLADAAPMSLAHGLLAAEMGMNLQMALGWRRHLLLHASSVEKDGRVLVMTGESGSGKSTLAAQLSERGWRLMGDEFALLDLDSGAILPFPRLVSLKNKAIDVIAGEVPGARMGSLLGATAKGDIRHMVPRADAVARMGEGGMPALLLFPRFGSGPAERPVGQGEVFMRLTQASTNYVALGEPGFAALTRFVAQVPARAIDFPSGEAAIALVDRLWSEIA from the coding sequence ATGAGGCACAGCCTGACCCTGCGCATCGGCCCGGCGACCTTCCGCATCGGTTCCGCCTGGGCCCAGCCGATCGACCAGTTGAAGCGCCTCTATGCCGATTATCCCGATGTCGAGGGAGCCATCGCCGATTTCACCGTGCGCTTGCAGCCGACCAGCGCGATCCGGCGCTGGGTGCGACCGTCCATCTTCATCACCGGCGACCATGGCCTGGCCGATGCCGCGCCGATGAGCCTGGCCCACGGGCTGCTGGCGGCGGAAATGGGGATGAATCTGCAGATGGCGCTGGGCTGGCGCCGACATCTGCTGCTCCACGCGTCGAGTGTCGAGAAGGACGGGCGGGTGCTGGTGATGACCGGCGAGTCCGGATCGGGCAAATCGACGCTGGCGGCGCAGCTGAGCGAGCGTGGCTGGCGGCTGATGGGCGACGAGTTTGCGCTGCTCGATCTCGACAGCGGGGCGATCCTGCCCTTTCCCCGGCTGGTGTCGCTCAAGAACAAGGCGATCGACGTGATCGCGGGCGAGGTGCCGGGTGCGCGCATGGGGTCGCTGCTGGGCGCGACGGCCAAGGGCGATATCCGCCATATGGTGCCGCGCGCCGACGCGGTGGCGCGGATGGGCGAGGGCGGGATGCCGGCGCTGCTGCTGTTCCCGCGCTTTGGCTCAGGGCCGGCGGAACGGCCGGTAGGGCAGGGGGAGGTGTTCATGCGGCTGACCCAGGCATCGACCAATTATGTCGCGCTGGGCGAGCCGGGCTTTGCCGCGCTAACGCGCTTCGTGGCGCAGGTGCCGGCGCGGGCGATCGACTTCCCCTCGGGCGAGGCGGCGATCGCCCTGGTCGATCGGCTGTGGAGCGAGATCGCATGA
- a CDS encoding HPr-rel-A system PqqD family peptide chaperone, with protein MVREEVYRREGAEAIIVRPLDDIVLLYHRPSGQTHMVISPVPEILDAMADGLPASAAMLRDRLALLYDLGEGDVVGEIGQHLAYLDRIGLVRPA; from the coding sequence GTGGTCAGGGAAGAAGTTTATCGTCGAGAAGGGGCGGAGGCGATCATCGTCCGGCCGCTGGATGATATCGTCCTGCTCTATCATCGCCCGTCGGGCCAGACCCATATGGTGATCAGCCCGGTGCCCGAGATATTGGACGCCATGGCCGACGGCCTGCCGGCGAGCGCGGCGATGCTGCGCGATCGGCTGGCCCTGCTCTATGATCTGGGCGAGGGCGATGTGGTGGGCGAGATCGGCCAGCATCTCGCCTATCTCGACCGGATCGGGCTGGTGCGCCCGGCATGA
- a CDS encoding nucleotidyltransferase domain-containing protein encodes MSAALLVGALRDPATTAGLDAAGWNSLIAMARAERLIGTLAFRLEGQAVPDAARPILADAREDAAREARQAIWEADRARAALAPIGLPVILLKGTAYAAAGLPAGQGRFIGDLDILVPRDRIDAAADALIAAGWEWVKEDPYDDAYYRRWMHELPPMIHTERDRMIDVHHTVLPLTARPTPDAAAMMADAILITDGLYMLCAEDRVCHAAAHLLADGDLQGGLRNLWDIHCLCEESSERQDDFYLCLFEKAAHHQLTAAVWRALRLSRHLFDTEVKAYRAPIEVDYKLRWSDRAFISRLLARNGWGQETRKALVFAFFVRSHWLRMPPLMLARHLFTKWRKGHRPQ; translated from the coding sequence ATGAGCGCGGCGCTGCTGGTCGGGGCCTTGCGCGATCCGGCGACGACGGCGGGGCTGGATGCGGCCGGCTGGAACAGTCTGATCGCGATGGCGCGGGCGGAACGGCTGATCGGCACGCTCGCCTTCCGGCTGGAGGGGCAGGCCGTGCCCGATGCCGCGCGGCCGATCCTGGCGGATGCACGGGAGGATGCGGCGCGGGAGGCGCGCCAGGCGATATGGGAAGCGGACCGCGCGCGGGCGGCGCTGGCGCCGATCGGGCTGCCGGTGATCCTGCTCAAGGGGACGGCCTATGCGGCGGCGGGCCTTCCGGCCGGCCAGGGGCGTTTCATCGGCGATCTCGACATATTGGTGCCGCGCGACCGGATCGACGCGGCGGCCGATGCGCTGATTGCGGCCGGTTGGGAATGGGTCAAGGAAGACCCGTATGACGACGCCTATTATCGGCGGTGGATGCATGAGCTGCCGCCGATGATCCACACCGAGCGCGATCGGATGATCGACGTGCATCATACCGTGCTGCCGCTGACCGCGCGGCCCACGCCGGATGCCGCCGCGATGATGGCGGACGCGATCCTGATAACCGATGGATTATATATGCTGTGCGCGGAGGACCGGGTCTGTCATGCGGCAGCGCATCTGCTGGCGGACGGCGATTTGCAGGGCGGTCTGCGTAACCTGTGGGATATTCATTGCCTTTGTGAGGAATCGTCGGAACGACAGGATGATTTTTATCTCTGTCTCTTCGAGAAGGCGGCGCATCACCAATTGACCGCAGCAGTTTGGCGCGCGTTACGCCTCTCTCGTCATCTCTTCGATACCGAGGTCAAAGCCTATCGAGCGCCTATAGAGGTCGATTATAAATTGCGTTGGAGCGACCGAGCTTTCATCAGCCGGTTGCTGGCGCGCAACGGCTGGGGGCAGGAGACGCGCAAAGCGCTGGTCTTCGCCTTTTTCGTGCGGTCCCACTGGCTGCGGATGCCGCCGCTGATGCTGGCGCGCCATCTGTTCACCAAATGGCGCAAAGGGCATCGGCCCCAATAG
- a CDS encoding phosphatase PAP2 family protein: protein MPSIETSWPLAEPVAAQTARRVPIVTRPLAIRRHFLAALGVSMVLLALLLDMADLRIDFWQVSSIAYGAAAALLLALRFGLPRSGWRHAGTVAPFATYVGLFTLISVMGAAASYPVAALTHGYADATLQRIDAALGFDWLHWYRLTASHRGLQFLETAAYRSIYVTPALLLWCMARAGEQERAWRFIATFWLAAVITLILFSLMPAVGPFSYLWHEPIRYMPESELWQQGLIPALRTHAVHAIDLGQLRGIVSAPSFHTAAAVLYIAAGWRIAALRWPIVALNAAMLLSTPVEGTHYLVDMILGLGVALTALALMDMHRRRCAVSV from the coding sequence ATGCCGTCGATCGAAACCTCCTGGCCCCTGGCTGAGCCTGTTGCCGCGCAGACGGCGCGTCGGGTGCCGATTGTCACGAGACCATTGGCGATCCGGCGGCATTTTCTGGCGGCGCTGGGTGTGAGCATGGTGCTGCTCGCCCTGCTGCTGGACATGGCGGACCTGCGCATCGATTTCTGGCAGGTGAGCAGCATCGCCTATGGCGCGGCGGCGGCGCTGTTGCTGGCGCTGCGCTTCGGCCTGCCGCGCAGCGGCTGGCGCCATGCCGGGACGGTGGCGCCATTTGCCACCTATGTCGGCCTGTTCACGCTGATCTCGGTCATGGGGGCGGCGGCCAGCTATCCCGTGGCGGCGCTGACCCATGGCTATGCCGACGCGACCTTGCAGCGCATCGACGCGGCGCTGGGGTTCGACTGGCTCCATTGGTATCGGCTGACGGCATCGCACCGGGGCCTCCAATTTCTGGAAACGGCCGCCTATCGCAGCATCTATGTGACGCCGGCCCTGCTGCTATGGTGCATGGCGCGGGCGGGCGAGCAGGAACGGGCCTGGCGCTTCATCGCGACCTTCTGGCTGGCGGCGGTCATCACCCTGATCCTGTTCAGCCTGATGCCGGCGGTCGGGCCATTCTCCTATCTGTGGCACGAACCGATTCGCTACATGCCCGAAAGCGAGCTGTGGCAGCAGGGGCTGATCCCGGCGCTGCGGACGCATGCGGTCCATGCCATCGATCTGGGGCAGTTGCGCGGCATCGTGTCGGCGCCCAGCTTCCATACCGCGGCGGCGGTGCTGTATATCGCGGCGGGCTGGCGGATCGCGGCGCTACGCTGGCCGATTGTCGCGCTCAACGCGGCGATGCTGCTGTCGACGCCGGTCGAGGGCACCCATTATCTGGTCGACATGATCCTGGGGCTGGGCGTGGCGCTGACCGCGCTGGCGCTGATGGACATGCATCGGCGCCGCTGCGCGGTCAGCGTATAA
- a CDS encoding substrate-binding domain-containing protein, translated as MKQFALFAATAVAALSLAGCGDQSGGGAGATRDQIRAVGSSTVYPFATAVAELFVQGNPGMKSPIIESTGTGGGMKLFCAGVGAQHPDIADASRRMKKAEFDQCQSNGVKDIIEIQVGVDGLAFAESKQGPGLKLTPKIVYEALAANPYGKGPNKAQTWKDVDPSLPAIAISVFGPPSTSGTRDSLAELILTKGCETDPAMEELKKKSEDEFKATCTRVREDGKYVDSGENDNLIVQKLGANPNAVGVFGYSFLEENKDTLKDVPINGIEASYETVSTGQYPGARPLYIYVKKAHMQAIRGLQGFLDTFAANWNPDGALTKRGMVAAPEDVRKKSAEIVKSLSVLDGSQLK; from the coding sequence GTGAAGCAATTCGCCCTTTTCGCCGCGACCGCTGTGGCCGCTCTTTCGCTTGCCGGCTGCGGCGACCAGTCGGGCGGCGGCGCTGGTGCGACCCGTGACCAGATCCGCGCGGTCGGTTCCTCCACCGTCTATCCCTTCGCCACTGCGGTCGCCGAACTGTTCGTGCAGGGCAATCCCGGCATGAAGTCGCCGATCATCGAATCGACCGGCACCGGCGGCGGCATGAAGCTGTTCTGCGCCGGCGTCGGCGCCCAGCATCCCGACATTGCCGACGCCTCGCGCCGCATGAAGAAGGCCGAGTTCGATCAGTGCCAGAGCAATGGCGTGAAGGACATCATCGAGATCCAGGTCGGCGTCGACGGTCTCGCCTTCGCCGAGAGCAAGCAGGGCCCCGGCCTCAAGCTCACCCCCAAGATCGTCTATGAGGCGCTGGCCGCCAATCCCTATGGCAAGGGCCCGAACAAGGCCCAGACCTGGAAGGATGTCGACCCCAGCCTGCCCGCCATCGCCATCTCCGTCTTCGGCCCGCCCTCGACCAGCGGTACCCGCGACTCGCTTGCCGAACTGATCCTGACCAAGGGTTGCGAGACCGACCCGGCGATGGAAGAACTCAAGAAGAAGAGCGAGGACGAGTTCAAGGCCACCTGCACCCGCGTGCGCGAGGATGGCAAATATGTGGACTCGGGCGAGAATGACAATCTGATCGTCCAGAAGCTGGGTGCCAACCCCAACGCCGTCGGCGTCTTCGGCTACAGCTTCCTGGAAGAGAATAAGGACACGCTGAAGGACGTGCCGATCAACGGCATCGAAGCCAGCTACGAGACCGTCTCGACCGGCCAATATCCCGGCGCCCGCCCGCTCTACATCTATGTGAAGAAGGCGCATATGCAGGCGATCCGTGGCCTGCAGGGCTTCCTCGACACCTTCGCCGCCAACTGGAACCCCGACGGTGCGCTGACCAAGCGCGGCATGGTCGCGGCGCCGGAAGACGTGCGCAAGAAGAGCGCGGAAATCGTCAAGTCGCTCAGCGTCCTCGACGGTTCGCAGCTGAAGTAA
- the pstC gene encoding phosphate ABC transporter permease subunit PstC gives MTGPAILLLLAGLGAIAWVSARARALRLAGVARASGRRDAVHSLPGYHGWYVALWTLIPAGIFLAVWANVSPGLVTQSVLADPAAQSLPMDGFSRSAILGEARAIATGAQAGAFNPAANALVEPYRTALSHYGIAGAVLALVLAFAGGAYAFTRVRPDFRARTRVERLVMATLLIASLIAIITTLGIVASLLWESFRFFSMVNPIDFLFGTKWSPQSAAMGYGNEDAFGAVPLFWGTIFIGAIIAMIVAIPLGLMSAIYLTQYASPTVRKWMKPTLEMLAGVPTVVYGYFAALTIAPALRDFAVMIGIHGASSESALAAGLVMGVMIIPFVSSMADDSIAAVPQSMRDGSLAMGATTSETISRVLIPAALPGVVGGVLLAVSRAIGETMIVVMAAGLAANLTLNPFASVTTVTTQIVQLLTGDQEFDSAKTLAAFALGLVLFIVTLLLNIVALRVVKKYREAYE, from the coding sequence ATGACCGGTCCTGCAATCCTCCTGCTGCTGGCGGGCCTGGGCGCGATCGCCTGGGTCAGTGCCCGCGCCCGTGCGCTGCGCCTTGCCGGCGTGGCGCGCGCCAGCGGCCGCCGCGACGCGGTACACAGCCTGCCCGGCTATCATGGCTGGTATGTCGCGCTGTGGACGCTGATCCCCGCCGGCATCTTCCTGGCGGTATGGGCCAATGTCTCGCCCGGCCTCGTCACCCAGTCGGTCCTAGCCGACCCGGCGGCGCAGAGCCTGCCGATGGACGGCTTCTCCCGCTCCGCCATCCTGGGCGAGGCACGGGCGATCGCCACCGGTGCGCAAGCCGGCGCCTTCAACCCGGCCGCCAATGCGCTGGTCGAACCCTATCGCACCGCGCTCAGCCATTATGGCATTGCCGGCGCGGTGCTGGCGCTGGTGCTCGCCTTTGCCGGCGGCGCCTATGCCTTCACCCGCGTCCGTCCGGACTTCCGTGCCCGCACACGGGTCGAGCGACTGGTCATGGCAACGCTGCTGATCGCCTCGCTGATCGCGATCATCACCACGCTCGGCATCGTCGCCTCGCTCCTGTGGGAAAGCTTCCGCTTCTTCTCCATGGTGAACCCGATCGACTTCCTGTTCGGCACCAAATGGAGCCCGCAGTCGGCCGCCATGGGTTATGGCAATGAGGACGCGTTCGGCGCGGTGCCGCTCTTCTGGGGCACGATCTTCATCGGCGCGATCATCGCCATGATCGTCGCCATCCCGCTCGGCCTGATGAGCGCCATCTACCTCACCCAATATGCCAGCCCCACGGTGCGCAAGTGGATGAAGCCGACGCTGGAGATGCTCGCGGGCGTGCCCACCGTCGTCTATGGCTATTTCGCCGCGCTCACCATTGCGCCGGCCCTGCGCGATTTTGCGGTGATGATCGGCATCCACGGCGCCTCTTCGGAAAGCGCGCTGGCCGCCGGCCTCGTCATGGGCGTGATGATCATCCCGTTCGTCTCCTCCATGGCCGATGACAGCATCGCCGCCGTGCCGCAGTCGATGCGCGACGGCAGCCTGGCGATGGGCGCCACCACCAGCGAGACGATCAGCCGCGTGCTGATCCCCGCCGCCCTGCCCGGCGTCGTCGGCGGCGTGCTGCTCGCCGTCAGCCGCGCCATCGGCGAGACGATGATCGTGGTGATGGCCGCCGGTCTGGCTGCCAACCTCACCCTCAACCCCTTTGCCAGCGTGACCACGGTGACGACCCAGATCGTCCAGTTGCTGACCGGCGACCAGGAGTTTGACAGCGCCAAGACGCTTGCCGCCTTCGCACTCGGCCTGGTGCTGTTCATCGTCACCCTGCTGCTCAACATCGTGGCCCTGCGGGTCGTGAAGAAATATCGCGAGGCTTACGAATGA
- the chrA gene encoding chromate efflux transporter codes for MTTLDDGPPPIRLFPLFLKFLRFGCLAFGGPVAQIAMLRQTLVEEERWLSGPRFNRLLAVMQILPGPEAHELCVHMGMMARGRIGGLLAGLGFMLPGLLLMLVAAWLYRDWIAGAGWALPVLFGIQLVVLAIIARAVQRIGGHVLEDRLLWALAVGAFAATLLGTPFWIPLLAAGLVHAFRARPILIGAVLVGAVMLALLLHKGTVAVAPIPIVVGAARPDMLLLFIAGLKGGLLTFGGAYTAIPYVRGDTVGRGWLSDGLFLDGVALAGILPAPLVIFATFAGYMAGGLGGALAITAGMFLPAFAFSLIFYERLEALVENPALHHLLAGVAAAVVGVIAATLVQLGWAAAMRADRLWAAGLILLVGALCAWRIKGRWSMPAIIALGGGAGWLLQP; via the coding sequence ATGACGACACTGGATGATGGTCCGCCGCCGATCCGCCTGTTCCCGCTGTTTCTCAAATTCCTGCGCTTTGGCTGCCTGGCCTTTGGCGGGCCGGTCGCGCAGATCGCGATGCTGCGTCAGACCTTGGTGGAGGAGGAACGCTGGCTGTCCGGGCCGCGCTTCAACCGCTTGCTGGCAGTGATGCAGATATTGCCGGGCCCCGAAGCCCATGAACTATGCGTCCATATGGGCATGATGGCGCGCGGGCGGATTGGCGGGCTGCTGGCGGGGCTGGGCTTCATGCTGCCCGGTCTGCTGCTGATGCTGGTCGCCGCCTGGCTCTATCGCGACTGGATCGCCGGCGCGGGCTGGGCGCTACCGGTGCTGTTCGGCATTCAGCTGGTGGTGCTGGCGATCATTGCGCGCGCGGTGCAGCGGATCGGCGGCCATGTGCTGGAGGACCGGTTGCTCTGGGCGCTGGCGGTGGGCGCCTTTGCCGCGACTTTGCTCGGCACCCCTTTCTGGATTCCGTTGCTGGCGGCGGGGCTGGTCCATGCCTTTCGCGCACGGCCCATATTGATCGGCGCAGTGCTGGTCGGGGCGGTCATGCTGGCGTTGCTGCTGCACAAGGGGACAGTGGCGGTCGCGCCGATCCCGATTGTGGTTGGTGCCGCGCGACCCGACATGCTGCTGCTGTTCATTGCCGGGCTGAAGGGCGGGCTGCTGACCTTTGGCGGCGCCTATACCGCCATTCCCTATGTGCGCGGCGATACGGTCGGGCGCGGCTGGCTGTCGGATGGGCTGTTCCTCGACGGGGTGGCGCTGGCCGGCATATTGCCCGCGCCGCTGGTCATCTTCGCGACCTTTGCCGGCTATATGGCCGGGGGGCTGGGCGGCGCGCTGGCGATCACGGCGGGCATGTTCCTGCCAGCCTTCGCCTTTTCCCTGATCTTCTATGAGCGGCTGGAGGCGCTGGTCGAAAATCCGGCGCTTCATCATCTACTCGCGGGGGTCGCGGCAGCGGTGGTCGGGGTGATCGCGGCGACGCTGGTGCAACTGGGCTGGGCGGCGGCAATGCGGGCGGACCGGCTCTGGGCGGCGGGCCTGATCCTGCTGGTCGGCGCGCTCTGCGCCTGGCGGATCAAGGGGCGGTGGAGCATGCCGGCGATCATCGCGCTGGGCGGTGGCGCGGGGTGGTTGTTGCAGCCCTGA